The following nucleotide sequence is from Acidobacteriota bacterium.
CGACGGAAAACCGCGATTTTGCTTTTATCCGACTCCAATTTCAACTCACTGCCGTCAGTCGATAATTTGAACTTAAATCTTTTTTCGACCGGGGTTGTTTGAATCTGCTGTTGCGACATCACGATTTTCAGTATCAGGGTGTCTCCTGAAATTGAATAGTAACCACTATCCGTATGATCCATTTTGCCATTCTTTTTTGATGAACGGGTATAAGTTGCAGGCGGTTTGAAAACGATTTCCGTCTGGTTATCCGGTTTAATCAAATCGATGATGCCATCATGTTGGACTTCAGTTGTGGCATATGTCCCATTAAGTAAAGCCTCCGGGGCGGTTCCTGGGACACCAGCCGCCTGAACTTTGTTTGCATCTACCGGCTGAGGATTCTCTTGAGAATTTGAAGGTGAATCACCCTTTGCTCCTCCACCTTGTGAAGTTGAATCTACTTGCGGTGAATTTTTATTTGAGGAAGTCCCATTTTCAGGGTTTTGCGCACAACTTGCGAATCCCAAACCAATAAACAATAGACCAAAAAGGATTGCCGTATTTTTCATAATTATTGAACTGGTATTTTGTTTGAACGAATGAATATACACGATGAAAATTGATTACGTCACATCGGATTTTTATCCAAACTCAATTCATTTTTTTATTTTATCGCCTTGTCGAATCCGCTCCTGATTTTTAATTTGCTCGATTGCATTAATTGCTGCATCTCTTACATCTGAATTTTGATCTGTTTGAGCGACTTTTTCCAAATCCGCTATCACATCCTTGTTACCCACAACCCCCAAACCTATAGACGCAATTTGCCGGATGTCTTCATATTGATCGCGAAGCGCCGTCAATAATGAAGGAATAACCCGTCGATCATTTATTTTCGATAAGGCGGAAATCGTTTTTTTCCTGAGCGAGACGGAATTGTTTTGCGATAAAGGCAATAAAGCATCGACGGCTCTTGGGTCACCGATTTTTCCCAATGCCTCGATGGCATCACCTCTTGCCGAAGTGTTATCGGTTTTTACAATCTCAATCAGTGAATTGACCGCCCCCTTTGACCCGATTTCTCCGAGCGCGTTTGCCGCAAGCGAACGCGTTGAGGTATTAAAGTCTTTGAGCAAGCCGACCAATTGATTAACTGCAACTTCTCCCAATCGTCCCAACGAATCGGCAGCCTGACTACGTAAAGGCGAATTGTCACCTTTCAATAATTCAATTAAAGGTAAAACCGCTTTTTCACTTTCGGTGCTGCCGAGTGATCGCACGGCAGCTAAACGAACGTTCGGGTTTGAATCGTTTATCAATAAAATCAGCTTTTCGACAGCACCCGGCGTTTTTATTCCACCGAGAGCTTCGGCGGCGGCTTCTCGAATCAAAGCGGTTGGCGAATTCGCCATCTCTAAAATTGAATTCGCTGCCTTTTGCCCTAACATTCCGAGCGCCATTGCGGCTTGTTGTCGAATCGTTGGATTTTGATCGCGCAATAAAAGTGAGAGCGGCTTAATCGCTTTTTCATCGGCGATAATTCCAAGCGTATTGATTACGGCAATTTTAGATTCCGATGAAGTATCGCGATCAATCAACAGACCAATCAAGGGTTCGACCGAAGGCTTTCCGATTCTCGCAAGCATTCGAGCAGCCCGAACTCTTTCGCTTTCCTTTGGCGACCATAAAATATTAATTAATGCGGGAACTGCTTTAGCGCCCAGTGCGGTCAACCCTTCAGCGGCAAAATATCGCACCAGAGTATCTTTATCTTTTAAGGCTTCGGCGAGGGGTTCGACCAATGCACTGGTGCCGCCGCCTTCAACCGATACTCTGGCTAAGACCTGTGCGGCTCTTGACCGGGTTCGCCAATCCGGGCTGCTTAGCGAATCAATCAGCACCTGAGTTGCTTTGGGGTCTTGCATGCGCGCCAACGATTCAGCCGCAGCTAGATTGATTCTCGCATCTTTGTCATTAAGTAAACCGGTTAACTTGTTTAAAGCCCTTGCATCTTTCAAATGGCCGAGGGCAGTAATCGCCTGTAGGCGAACTTCCAGATTTTGATCGTTTAGACTTCCTAATAGGGGGTCAATAGCCTGTGCATCTTTTAAAAGTCCCAAGACCTGAGCAGCTTCAGCCCGCACATGGTAATCGGCATCTTTTAAGGCATTGACGGCTATGGGCAGAGCTTTGGTATCCGCCAGTTTACCCATCGTAGTCAAAGCAGCCTGCCGGGTTTGCCAGTTTGGATTGGTTAAATCCTGACTTAATCGGTCAACCGAAATTCCAAGATTGGTTAATGCGTCGAGCGACGCTTGATGAACCCGTGGATTGGTATCATTAGCCGCAGTCAAAAGGGCATCGGTAGCCTGCGGGTCACCGATTGCTCCAAGCGCCTGAATCGCTGCAAGTCGCAACTCGATTTCTTTATCATTGGTGGCAAGGATTAATGGGTCAATCGCTCGCCGGTCTCTGGCTCTTCCTAAAATTTCTGCGGCTTTAATTTTAACCTTGATTTCCGTTGTAGTGGTTAGGGTGTTAATCAAGGGTTCGAGCGCCTTGGGGTCACCAAATTTGATGAGGTGTTCAGCCGCAAGAATTTTGGTTTGGCTGTCACCACTCGCCAATCGTTTGGCTACGGTTTCCGGGGTTATTCCGATAGTAGCGAGCGCGCTGATTATGCTTTCGCCTAATTTACCATTGGTTTCCGTGGCATTAAGCAGTAGATCTTCGGTTTTGTGTGGATCAAAAGTAATCAGGCTCTGATTGATGCTGGCGATAATTTTGGGGGATTTCTCTTTTTTTAATAAATTGATTAGCGCACTTAATGCAAAGAATTTCTGATCCTCAGAGGCAACGGTTTTTGCCCACAAGCCAAGCGATTCAACGGTAACCAGTCGAATCTGCGGTGCATCATCATTCAATAATTCCAAAAATGTTTCTTGCGTCTTCTCACTCTCAAATCTATTTAGCGATTTAGCCAGATTTAGCTTTAGTTCAATCGCGTTTTCAAAAGATTTAGTATCGCTTTCCACCGGAGATTTAGCGTACTCCAACAGTGGTTTTAAAGCATTACTGTCGGCAAATTCCAACAAGGTATGAAAGGCGGCAATCCGGGCATCAACAAATGGTGATTTCAAGACTTTGATGACAGGTTCCAAACTATCTTTATTTCCCAACCTGTAAAGCGCCGCAGCGTACTGCCAATCGGCATCATCGTCACTTGCCTTTTCCCTGATAAATGCAATAGAGGATTTATCCCCCAACCGGCTGAGAGCGATTGCTGCCTTTAATTGAACATCAGGCTCTTCGTCCTTCAATAAATTTCGCAGTTCTTCGACAGACTGAGAGGCATTTAAATGACCTAATGCCTGAGCTGCCATTTTTCGCACTTGTGGCTCGTTATCTTTAAGTAATTGAATTAATGTTGGCACGGCTTCTACATCTTTCAGGATTCCGAGCGACTGAGCAGCTTTTGCCCGCAAATACCAGTCCTCAGATTGCAGAAGCGGTTCTATTTTTTTGGCTAAGGTTGAATCTTGTTTTAGAATGAGTCCCTCAATGGCTTCCATTTTTACGAACCAATGCGCATCTTCCACTAATTGAACGAGTAAATCAGCAATGGATTTATCGGAATAGGTTCCAAGCGCCCGGGTAGCGATGCCTCGAACATACCAATCATTATCAGTCAAAAATGGTTTGATTTTCTCAACCGACGAACCGGTATTCTCAGCTAAAACCGACTCGAACTGTTTGACTTTTTTAAGGGATGGAGGTTGATTCTCATTTTGCGACCATAAGTTTATTGGAAAACCCAAAAATAAAATAAAAATAAATAATTTGATTGGGATTGACTTTTGATTCATTAAATTTTGCCCTAAGAAATGTTTCAAATTGATTTTATAGCACTTATTAAATGTTTCAAAAGCAAACTGTGGACTGTATAAAATTATTACCCCGAAAATAAAAACGGGCTTTGAAATCCACTTCAAAGCCCGTTTACTAACTTGCCACTATGGGACAATTACGCAGCAAGTTTTCTCTTGGAACTGCCCAACGTTTCATCAAAGATATGGAATGAAGCCATGGTTCGCTCAACAGCTTTCATTGCCTGTGCGACATTTATCTTTAAAAACCGGATCAAATGACCGACTTCGGTTGGCGTTAAATCTTCAGGAACCCGTCCTGGAATTCCCAGAGGCACCAGATAGGCGCGAAGATTCAGACTGGCACGCTTCATTTCGCTTTCCAAAGTGCGAACAAATTCTTCACGGTCTTTAAGCGCAAGCATTGATAAACCGTTGCGAATCACATCCTTAAGTTCATTTGGGTCAAGACCAGCAAAAGTTTTCCGAACATTGCTGCTTGGAATTAAATCTTCTCTTTTTGGAATTCTTCTTCTCATTTTTCTACCCCTCCCTAAATCCTTTTCTCTACCATTTTAATTAACGGTTCTCGGCAAACCGCTTAGCGATGGCTTAAACGTTCGTTGAATAAAATGGTTTCATTAATATTTCATTATTGCATCAATCTTTCATCAAAGAACCATCCGCGCCGAGCATTGGTGCGGAAAACCCTGTTTCAGGTTGCCCGCCTCAACTACGGAAATACTCCGAAAGCAATTATTATTCCCGTTCAAATAACTGTTCGTAAAAGCATCCCCGTTTAGATTCATTTGGTGAAAGAAAAAGTCGGAATTTCTTGCAAAGAATTTTTTTTAGACGATTGGCGATATGCTATAATTTGCCCTCCAAGTACCCAAATAAAAGTAAGAAGGAGAAATTCATGGCAGATGAAAGAACTGAACGATTGAAGGCTATTGATGCGGCGATAGCCGGAGTCGAAAAACAATTTGGCAAAGGCTCAATCATGCGGTTGGGCGAAAAATTTATTGATGATGTGGCAGCCATATCCTCAACCTGCTTGAGCCTTGATGCGGCTTTAGGTGTGGGAGGAATGCCCCGCGGGCGTATCATTGAGATTTACGGGCCGGAATCGGGTGGTAAAACCACTCTCGCGCTACACGTTGTCGCAGAAGCCCAAAAACAGGGCGGAATTGCCGCCTATGTGGACGCCGAACATGCTCTGGATGCGGTTTATGCCGGGAAATTGGGCGTGGATATTGATAACCTCTTTGTCTCCCAACCCGATTCCGGCGAACAGGCACTGGAAATCGCTGAAGCCCTGGTGCGCTCCAACGGCATTGATGTGCTGGTAGTTGACTCCGTTGCGGCTTTGGTTCCGAGAGCCGAACTGGATGGGGATATGGGCGATTCTCACATGGGCTTACAGGCTCGCCTGATGTCACAGGCTTTGAGAAAGCTGACAGGCGTAGTCAACCGGTCAAAAACCTGTTTGATTTTCATCAACCAGGTTCGTGATAAAATCGGTGTCATGTTTGGCTCTCCCGAAACCACTACAGGCGGACGAGCACTGAAATTTTATGCTTCTATTCGTCTGGATATTCGCCGCATTGCCGCCATTAAAGATGGAGAAAATGTGGTCGGCAATCGCACTCGCGTCAAGGTTGTAAAAAATAAGGTTGCACCGCCATTCAAAGAAGTTGAATTTGACATCATGTACGGCGAAGGCATCTCTCGCGAAGGTGACCTGTTGGATTTAGCCGTGAACAACAAAATTGTTGAAAAGAGTGGTGCCTGGTTTAGCTTTCAAGGCGAACGACTTGGACAAGGACGTGAGAATGTCAAGAATTTGTTAAAAAATGATAAGGATATGGCTTCACGCATCGAAGTGGAAGTTCGCAAAACTATCGGCTTGGTTAAAAATAACGGCGTCATTGAAGCAGAGGAAATTTCAACGCCTGCGCCAACCGGAAGAAAAGCCTCAGCCAGAGATTAATTTCATCAAATCCTAAAACCCTCAAAAGACCCGTAGAAATCTGCGGGTCTTTTATTATTCCACTAACCAAGGCTAGCAAATATATTTTGATTTTTAGTTCACTTGCTCAAGCAATATTTTGTGATTAACATTCCATTCGGTTTCAAGGTGGATAAAAACTGAAAAAGGCAAAAGGTGGGTCATGCGTTTTCCGCGTGGTTTTGCAGATGATGTTAAAAATCAAGCCGATATCGTTCGCATCGTTTCGGATTATGTCTCTTTAAAGAAACGCGGTGCGAATTATATCGCCTGCTGCCCTTTTCATTCTGAAAAAACCCCTTCATTTTCTGTTCATGCCGGTAAAGGCATTTTCAAATGTTTCGGCTGTGGAGCCGGTGGCGGAGTCTTTGAATTTGTCATGCAAATCGAAGGGTGCGCCTTTCCTGAAGCTTTACGCATCATCGCACAAAAAAGCGGTATCCCGATTCCGGTTGTTGATGAGACCGAAGATTTCAAAAAAGCCGAACATAATCGTGAAATCGTTCTCAGATTAAATGAATTAGCCACGCAATTTTTTATATACAATCTCCAGGAAGAAAAAATCGGCGAAACTGCCCGTCAATATGTTGACTCAAGGGGAATCCAACCTGAAACCGGCAAACTATTTCGCCTCGGATATGCGCCGGATAACTGGGATGGGTTGATCAACTATTTTCGCGAACAGGGCATCACTACCGATGAAATTGATTTAAGCGGCTTGGCAGTTGTCAAAGATTCAGGCGGTTTTTATGACCGCTTTCGCAATCGTTTGATGTTTCCAATCGTTGATTCGCAAGGGCGCGTGATTGCCTTTGGTGGCAGAGTGATGGGCGAAGGTGAACCCAAATATTTAAACTCGCCGGAAACTGCGGTTTACACCAAAGGGCGTCACCTTTACGGTCTTTCGTTTGCCAAAAATGAAATTCGCAATCGAGGTTTTGCCATATTGGTTGAAGGTTATTTGGATTGCCTGATTCCCTATCAGGAAGGGGTGCATAATATCGTTGCCAGCCTCGGTACAGCCTTAACCGATGGTCAGGTCAGGTTGCTCAGACGCTATATGGACAAACCGCAAATCATCGTCAATTTCGATGCCGATTCTGCCGGTCAAGCCGCCACCATGCGGTCAATCGAAATGCTGATGACCGAGGGTTTCAAAATCAATATTCTGCAATTGCCAGCCGGAAAGGACCCGGATGAATTCGTAAGAACGCATGGCGTAGAGGCTTTCGTTGAATTATTCAAAAATACCCAACCCTATATTGACTATGTGGTAGAAAAATCCATCAGCGAAGTGGATATAACGCGACCGATTGGTAAAGTCGAAGCCATCAATCGTATTTTGCCGCACCTTGCGCGAATGCCCGATAAAGTGGTTCGGGCAGATTATGCCGAACAAATCGCCAACCGATTAAAAGTTGATAGTCGTGTGATTCGTGACGAGATGAAGCGGGTTGCGGTCAACCGACAACCATCATTAGACCCGAAACGGGTTCGCGCCTCTCAGGATATGACTCCGGCTGAACGCCAATTGCTCGAGTTGATGCTCGCCAATAATGAACTACGAAGCGCGATGGTTGAAACCATCGTCGAGGAAGACATTAACGAGTTGGCATCTGCGGCGTTATTCATCGCCATCATTCATCTTGAAAAGCAGAAGGTTGAGCCGGATTTTTCCAACCTCAGCGAATTGCTGGATTCCGATATTGATCGGGAACGATTGCCGGGTTTAATGATCAGTGATTTAGCCTGGGTAGGGGGGAATGATTTTGATACCTTGATAAAAAAAGCCACCGAGGCGTTATCTTCGCTTAGAAGAAAACGTTTTGAAAAACGCTTGGAGACCATTCAAATCGAAATCGGGCAAGCTAATACTTCATCAGATTTCGAGCGGTTAAATCAGTTGATGATTGAAAAAACTGAAATAAAGAAAAAAATTTTGGCGCTTTCTTATTTATAAGTTTAGTCTCGCTTAATTCGATTTGCTCTTTCAAAAGAAATAAAGAAAAATCATTAATCATCTGATTTCTAAAAAATTTAACGATGAAAACTTATTTTAAATGAGTTTGAATGTGGGTCACATCTTGACATCTGGAATTGATGAGCGTACCAATTTTCAGGCAGTTTCAACTGCCTATCAATCGTTCCTTTAGGAGAGGTAAAATTGTCCGAAGCAAATGAAAAATATTCTGACGAAGTAGAAAAACTCCTTGAACTGGGCAAGGAAAAGGAGTTTCTCACTTTGGACGATATTAATCGTTTACTGCCGATTAACATCAGTTCAGCCGATGACATCGAGGCGATATTTGACGCCCTCGGTGCCGAAGGAATTTCCATTTCCGATACTGAAGAAAAATTCATTGAGGTCGTTTCCAAAGAGCGCGTCCCGGTCGAAGAAAAACTGGATGAACCGGTTGAAGAAGATTTGGATTTGTCTCCCGGTTCAGCAGACGCTGCCAACGACCCGGTTCGATTGTATATGCGAGAAATGGCATCTGTCCCTCTGCTTACTCGTGAGGAAGAGGTCGAAATATCCAAACGCATCGAACGGGGTCGGCATCGCTCATTAAAAGCAACTTCGCGATTGCCGATTTGCGTGAGAGAGTTAATCAAGGTCGGGGAAAAACTGCAAAGTGGCGAATTGAATATCAAAGAATTGGTTGAAGACTCCCCGGAAGAAACGGTTACCGAAGAAACCGCCGAACGGATGGTCGAGGAATCGCGCGCCCGAATGCTTGCAGCGATGGCGGAATTAAAACTGGGGTTGGATAACTTTATTCAACTGAATTCCGCCTACAACGAAGAACCGAAAAAATCGCAAAATCTCCCGACTTGGCGTTATCGATTAGCCCGGGCACGGATTTCCATGAGCCGTAAGGCGCGTACCTTGGAGAGTTCTCTGCAAATCCATGAAGATTTAATTGAAATTGTTCAACACTGTTCAAGGCAGGTTATCGAATCGAAAGCGGAAATCGAAAAAGCTCAGCGAGCACTTGATAAACGAAAGTGGAATGAGGATGAACGCGAATTAAAGCGCGATCTACGCGAAGCTGAAAGAAAGTTAGCCGAATTAGAAAATGGTTGGCACGTCAGCGCTTTTGAAATCGAACGCTCGTTAAAACAAATCCGCATCGGTGAACAGGAATCTTATTTTGCCAAGCGTCAATTGATCGAGGCGAATCTCAGGTTGGTGGTTTCCATTGCGCGAAAATATATCAACCGGGGATTGCAGTTTCTCGACCTGATTCAAGAAGGCAATCTTGGCTTGATGAAAGCCGTCGATAAATTTGAATGGCGACGGGGTTATAAATTTTCGACTTATGCGACGTGGTGGATTCGCCAAGCCATCACCCGCGCCATTGCCGATCAGGGGCGAACCATTCGTATCCCGGTTCATATGATTGAAACCATCAATAAAATGGTGCGCACTTCGCGTGCCCTCGTTCAAGAATTGGGACGCGAAGCCTCTGCCGAAGAGATTGCCGAAAGAATGGATTTGCCGGTTGATAAGGTTCGACAGGTCATGAAAGTGGCTCAGGAACCTATCTCGCTTGAAACGCCTGTGGGTGATGAAGACGATACGCATCTCGGCGATTTTATCGAAGATAAGGTCATCGCCAATCCTGCTGAAGCGGTTATGAGTTCAACTTTGCGGGAGGTGACCGATGAGGTTTTGAAATCCCTCACACCGCGTGAAGAAAAAGTGATTAAAATGCGGTTCGGTTTGGGACCGAACGGGGATGAACATACACTTGAAGAAGTTGGGCAACATTTCGCGGTTACCCGTGAACGCATCAGACAAATTGAAGTCAAAGCATTAAGAAAGTTGCGGCATCCTTCGCGCGCTCGGAAACTGAGAGCCTTTTTTGACGGCGAACCGCAAGACCCCAATGAGCTAACCGAACTTTAACCCTGATTAATCGATTGGACGAATTTCACCATCAGCCCTGCCCAGTGTTTTTTTCTCCTCTTCCCCTTCGTCATCAATCACACGACTCGATGAGCTTGTCGGCGTGGCATTATTGGGCAAAGGGGTTGAGGGTTTCTTTTCAACGGGGGAGTTGATGTCCAGGTTATTTTTATATTGAGCCAACAAATCATCCACCTTATTTCCTTTATTCAAGGATTCCAATTCCCTGTCAGCCTGCGCCAATTGGTATTCGCTTTCCGAAAGCCCAGAGCGAGATTGAATCCGCGCACGCATTTCATCAATCGTCGATGCCGGGTCATTGACCTCGAAGGCAGATTGGGTTGAAGTAATGGTTTCACGCATCTTGGTTAAATAAAGTTCGTTTGCCAGATCAACGCCTTGAACTTTTCTTTCTTCCCTTAATATTCGAGCTTTTTCGGCTGAGGCATCGGCTTCGATAATCTGTTTTTGCAAAAGGTCTCGTTGCGCAGAAAGGCTTTGAATGGCTTCCGCAGCCCGCAAGGCAGCTCGTTCATCTCCCTGAGCACGTAAAATTTTTTCTCGCTCACCGAGTCCGAGAATTTTTAAATTAATTTCAGCCAACTCTTTTTCAAATAATTTTTTTGAGGCTCTGGCTTGCACTTCATACTCATTTAATCTGGTGATTTCTCCGCGAGTGATTGCTCTCACCTCGTTATCGGGTTTGCTTGATTTTTCGATTAAATCGTCCAGATAAGAATTAATCAGCCGT
It contains:
- a CDS encoding HEAT repeat domain-containing protein, whose translation is MTDNDWYVRGIATRALGTYSDKSIADLLVQLVEDAHWFVKMEAIEGLILKQDSTLAKKIEPLLQSEDWYLRAKAAQSLGILKDVEAVPTLIQLLKDNEPQVRKMAAQALGHLNASQSVEELRNLLKDEEPDVQLKAAIALSRLGDKSSIAFIREKASDDDADWQYAAALYRLGNKDSLEPVIKVLKSPFVDARIAAFHTLLEFADSNALKPLLEYAKSPVESDTKSFENAIELKLNLAKSLNRFESEKTQETFLELLNDDAPQIRLVTVESLGLWAKTVASEDQKFFALSALINLLKKEKSPKIIASINQSLITFDPHKTEDLLLNATETNGKLGESIISALATIGITPETVAKRLASGDSQTKILAAEHLIKFGDPKALEPLINTLTTTTEIKVKIKAAEILGRARDRRAIDPLILATNDKEIELRLAAIQALGAIGDPQATDALLTAANDTNPRVHQASLDALTNLGISVDRLSQDLTNPNWQTRQAALTTMGKLADTKALPIAVNALKDADYHVRAEAAQVLGLLKDAQAIDPLLGSLNDQNLEVRLQAITALGHLKDARALNKLTGLLNDKDARINLAAAESLARMQDPKATQVLIDSLSSPDWRTRSRAAQVLARVSVEGGGTSALVEPLAEALKDKDTLVRYFAAEGLTALGAKAVPALINILWSPKESERVRAARMLARIGKPSVEPLIGLLIDRDTSSESKIAVINTLGIIADEKAIKPLSLLLRDQNPTIRQQAAMALGMLGQKAANSILEMANSPTALIREAAAEALGGIKTPGAVEKLILLINDSNPNVRLAAVRSLGSTESEKAVLPLIELLKGDNSPLRSQAADSLGRLGEVAVNQLVGLLKDFNTSTRSLAANALGEIGSKGAVNSLIEIVKTDNTSARGDAIEALGKIGDPRAVDALLPLSQNNSVSLRKKTISALSKINDRRVIPSLLTALRDQYEDIRQIASIGLGVVGNKDVIADLEKVAQTDQNSDVRDAAINAIEQIKNQERIRQGDKIKK
- the recA gene encoding recombinase RecA — translated: MADERTERLKAIDAAIAGVEKQFGKGSIMRLGEKFIDDVAAISSTCLSLDAALGVGGMPRGRIIEIYGPESGGKTTLALHVVAEAQKQGGIAAYVDAEHALDAVYAGKLGVDIDNLFVSQPDSGEQALEIAEALVRSNGIDVLVVDSVAALVPRAELDGDMGDSHMGLQARLMSQALRKLTGVVNRSKTCLIFINQVRDKIGVMFGSPETTTGGRALKFYASIRLDIRRIAAIKDGENVVGNRTRVKVVKNKVAPPFKEVEFDIMYGEGISREGDLLDLAVNNKIVEKSGAWFSFQGERLGQGRENVKNLLKNDKDMASRIEVEVRKTIGLVKNNGVIEAEEISTPAPTGRKASARD
- the dnaG gene encoding DNA primase encodes the protein MRFPRGFADDVKNQADIVRIVSDYVSLKKRGANYIACCPFHSEKTPSFSVHAGKGIFKCFGCGAGGGVFEFVMQIEGCAFPEALRIIAQKSGIPIPVVDETEDFKKAEHNREIVLRLNELATQFFIYNLQEEKIGETARQYVDSRGIQPETGKLFRLGYAPDNWDGLINYFREQGITTDEIDLSGLAVVKDSGGFYDRFRNRLMFPIVDSQGRVIAFGGRVMGEGEPKYLNSPETAVYTKGRHLYGLSFAKNEIRNRGFAILVEGYLDCLIPYQEGVHNIVASLGTALTDGQVRLLRRYMDKPQIIVNFDADSAGQAATMRSIEMLMTEGFKINILQLPAGKDPDEFVRTHGVEAFVELFKNTQPYIDYVVEKSISEVDITRPIGKVEAINRILPHLARMPDKVVRADYAEQIANRLKVDSRVIRDEMKRVAVNRQPSLDPKRVRASQDMTPAERQLLELMLANNELRSAMVETIVEEDINELASAALFIAIIHLEKQKVEPDFSNLSELLDSDIDRERLPGLMISDLAWVGGNDFDTLIKKATEALSSLRRKRFEKRLETIQIEIGQANTSSDFERLNQLMIEKTEIKKKILALSYL
- the rpoD gene encoding RNA polymerase sigma factor RpoD is translated as MSEANEKYSDEVEKLLELGKEKEFLTLDDINRLLPINISSADDIEAIFDALGAEGISISDTEEKFIEVVSKERVPVEEKLDEPVEEDLDLSPGSADAANDPVRLYMREMASVPLLTREEEVEISKRIERGRHRSLKATSRLPICVRELIKVGEKLQSGELNIKELVEDSPEETVTEETAERMVEESRARMLAAMAELKLGLDNFIQLNSAYNEEPKKSQNLPTWRYRLARARISMSRKARTLESSLQIHEDLIEIVQHCSRQVIESKAEIEKAQRALDKRKWNEDERELKRDLREAERKLAELENGWHVSAFEIERSLKQIRIGEQESYFAKRQLIEANLRLVVSIARKYINRGLQFLDLIQEGNLGLMKAVDKFEWRRGYKFSTYATWWIRQAITRAIADQGRTIRIPVHMIETINKMVRTSRALVQELGREASAEEIAERMDLPVDKVRQVMKVAQEPISLETPVGDEDDTHLGDFIEDKVIANPAEAVMSSTLREVTDEVLKSLTPREEKVIKMRFGLGPNGDEHTLEEVGQHFAVTRERIRQIEVKALRKLRHPSRARKLRAFFDGEPQDPNELTEL